The Blautia pseudococcoides genome segment CGCCGAAAATAAAAACCCCGTTCAGCACAATATTCGTCACCATGGAAACAGAGCCTATCACCGTGCTCTTCAAGGTATATCCGCTGTTTTTCATGATACACAGATAAATCTGGGAAATCCCCATCAGAAAATAAGAAACCCCCACGATCCGCAGATACTGGGTCCCCTGTCTGATCAGGTCTGCGTCCGGGGTAAAAATCCGCATAAGCGTTTCCGGTATAAACAAAGTCCCCAAAAAGAATACCAGGGATATGGCAGAGGAGAATTTCAGCGCAATGGCAAGGATCTTCTCCACAGACACCTTATGGCCTTTTCCCCAATACTGGGCTGCCAGAATCGTAGTGCCAATGGTCAGGGCTGCCAAAAACAGACTGAGTACAAACTGTATCTGCCCTGCCAGGGAGACTGCAGACAATGCCTCCTGACTGATCACGCCCAGCATAATGGCGTCAGAGGCGCTCACCGCTGCTGTCATAAAATTCTGGAACGCAATAGGCAGAACCAGAGTAAACAGCTTTTTATAAAATATCCTCTTATCATTCACCGTTATCCATTGCCTCTATCTCTGCCCAGGATTCCGGGTCAAATTCTTTGTCTTTATAATAGTATTTTTTATCTTCCTCTGTTATCTTACGGATAACACGGCAGGGGTTTCCCGCTGCCACCACATTGGCGGGTATATCTTTTGTCACTACGCTGCCCGCGCCGATCACCACATTGTCTCCAATGGTCACACCCGGGGTGATGACCACATTTCCCCCAACCCATACATTGTCGCCGATGGTCACAGGGATCCCATATTCATATCCCGACTGCCTGGACACAGGATGTATCGGATGCCCTGCTGTATAGACAGATACATTGGGCGCGAATAAAACATTTTCCCCAATGGTCACCTTTGCCACATCCAGTATTGTACAGTTGTAATTTGCAAAAAATCCCCTGCCCACCTGAATATGAAAGCCATAGTCACAATAAAACGGGGGCATAATGGAAACTTTCTCCTCCGGACTGCTCACGATCCTGCCTGCCAGCCTGCCCAAGGTCTCAAAATCTGAGGGGTCTGTGGTGTTAAACTCTCTCAAAAGT includes the following:
- a CDS encoding sugar O-acetyltransferase, with product MDNITRRDARLPYISDDAVFDQQKITRRLLREFNTTDPSDFETLGRLAGRIVSSPEEKVSIMPPFYCDYGFHIQVGRGFFANYNCTILDVAKVTIGENVLFAPNVSVYTAGHPIHPVSRQSGYEYGIPVTIGDNVWVGGNVVITPGVTIGDNVVIGAGSVVTKDIPANVVAAGNPCRVIRKITEEDKKYYYKDKEFDPESWAEIEAMDNGE